The proteins below are encoded in one region of Lagenorhynchus albirostris chromosome 7, mLagAlb1.1, whole genome shotgun sequence:
- the HACD4 gene encoding very-long-chain (3R)-3-hydroxyacyl-CoA dehydratase 4 isoform X3, producing MGPVELPAWLQPRYRKNAYLFIYYLIQFCGHSWIFTNMTVRFFSFGKDSMVDTFYAIGLVMRLCQSISLLELLHIYVGIESDHLLPRFLQLTERIIILFVVITSQEEVQEKYVVCVLFIFWNLLDMVRYTYSMLSVIGISYAVLTWLSQTLWMPVYPLCVLAEGMYFTYSHLYSERRDVVRVFPIKKKKM from the exons GTATAGGAAGAATGCCTATCTTTTCATCTACTACTTAATCCAGTTCTGTGGCCACTCATGGATATTCACAAATATGACAGTCAGATTCTTTTCATTTGGAAAAG ATTCAATGGTTGACACTTTTTATGCAATTGGACTTGTCATGCGACTTTGCCAATCTATTTCCCTCTTGGAGTTGCTGCACATATATGTTGGCATTGAATCAGACCATCTTCTGCCTAGGTTTCTGCAG cTCACTGAGAGAATAATCATCCTCTTTGTGGTGATCACCAGTCAAGAGGAAGTCCAAGAGAAATACGTGGtgtgtgttttattcatcttttggaATCTATTGGATATGGTTAG GTACACTTACAGCATGTTATCAGTCATTGGAATATCCTATGCTGTCTTGACATGGCTCAGTCAAACACTATGGATGCCAGTTTATCCTTTGTGTGTTCTCGCTGAAG GTATGTATTTTACCTATAGTCATCTTTACTCAGAAAGAAGAGATGTCGTCAGAGTCTTtcccattaaaaagaagaaaatgtga
- the HACD4 gene encoding very-long-chain (3R)-3-hydroxyacyl-CoA dehydratase 4 isoform X1 encodes MGPVELPAWLQPRYRKNAYLFIYYLIQFCGHSWIFTNMTVRFFSFGKDSMVDTFYAIGLVMRLCQSISLLELLHIYVGIESDHLLPRFLQLTERIIILFVVITSQEEVQEKYVVCVLFIFWNLLDMVRYTYSMLSVIGISYAVLTWLSQTLWMPVYPLCVLAEAFAIYQSLPYFESFGTYSTKLPFDLSIYFPYVLKIYLMMLLIGMYFTYSHLYSERRDVVRVFPIKKKKM; translated from the exons GTATAGGAAGAATGCCTATCTTTTCATCTACTACTTAATCCAGTTCTGTGGCCACTCATGGATATTCACAAATATGACAGTCAGATTCTTTTCATTTGGAAAAG ATTCAATGGTTGACACTTTTTATGCAATTGGACTTGTCATGCGACTTTGCCAATCTATTTCCCTCTTGGAGTTGCTGCACATATATGTTGGCATTGAATCAGACCATCTTCTGCCTAGGTTTCTGCAG cTCACTGAGAGAATAATCATCCTCTTTGTGGTGATCACCAGTCAAGAGGAAGTCCAAGAGAAATACGTGGtgtgtgttttattcatcttttggaATCTATTGGATATGGTTAG GTACACTTACAGCATGTTATCAGTCATTGGAATATCCTATGCTGTCTTGACATGGCTCAGTCAAACACTATGGATGCCAGTTTATCCTTTGTGTGTTCTCGCTGAAG catTTGCCATCTATCAGTCACTGCCTTATTTTGAATCATTTGGCACTTACTCCACAAAGCTGCCCTTTGACTTATCCATCTATTTCCCATATGTGCTGAAAATATATCTCATGATGCTCCTTATAG GTATGTATTTTACCTATAGTCATCTTTACTCAGAAAGAAGAGATGTCGTCAGAGTCTTtcccattaaaaagaagaaaatgtga